The Mycolicibacterium smegmatis genome has a window encoding:
- a CDS encoding nuclear transport factor 2 family protein, protein MSSDDEIKQLRERLQYVEDRMAILDCVMNQARGHDRHDVELMTSVYFEDGVDEHGPVIKTGPEYGEYMNGQHEAVFEDHLHNITTHTCEINGDEAHAESYVMGAMRVKGGKIVSLMGGRYLDRLERRNGVWKIALRRCTIEWMISGDSSVLGSGAVQGFIKGTWDRTDPSYARPLHLDTEPVNRW, encoded by the coding sequence ACGCCTTCAGTACGTCGAGGACCGCATGGCGATCCTCGACTGCGTCATGAACCAGGCCCGCGGACACGACCGCCACGACGTCGAACTCATGACCAGTGTGTACTTCGAGGACGGCGTCGACGAGCACGGTCCGGTGATCAAGACCGGTCCCGAGTACGGCGAGTACATGAACGGTCAGCACGAGGCCGTCTTCGAGGACCACCTGCACAACATCACGACCCACACGTGCGAGATCAACGGCGACGAGGCGCACGCCGAGAGCTATGTGATGGGCGCGATGCGTGTCAAGGGCGGCAAGATCGTCTCGCTGATGGGCGGCCGCTACCTCGACCGCCTCGAGCGGCGCAACGGTGTCTGGAAGATCGCGCTGCGACGCTGCACCATCGAGTGGATGATCAGCGGCGACTCGTCGGTGCTGGGAAGCGGTGCGGTACAAGGCTTCATCAAGGGCACGTGGGACCGCACCGATCCGTCGTACGCGCGTCCGCTGCACCTCGACACCGAACCGGTCAACCGCTGGTAG
- a CDS encoding cytochrome P450, producing the protein MRVLDELSYDPYDVDIDVDPYPTYRRLRDEAPVYFNDKFGFWALSRFADVEAALRDVDNLSNAKGDILEVVKAEPKMPLGVFINEDPPLHTVHRLLVSRAFTPRKMRAIEDRIRTFCAACLDPLTTGDRFDFTLDLGAEMPMRVIGMLIGIPEELQRSVRKVAGQRLRNRPGEPLPVSKDNYFNGNMFRDYVEWRAQNPSDDLVTELLNVEFEDVSGTTRKLSSEELLVFLGVIANAGTETVGRLFGWLGKLLGEHPDQRRALVADPSLIPGAVEEVLRYEPPVHNIARYVSADVDYHGQTIPAGSALLLMTGAANRDERRFDDPDRFDIRRSPNHLSFGRGAHFCLGASLARVEGRVALEEILKRWPDWTVDMGNAVRAPTATVRGWDSMPAIVG; encoded by the coding sequence ATGCGCGTTCTGGACGAGCTGTCCTACGACCCGTACGACGTCGACATCGACGTGGACCCGTACCCCACCTACCGGCGACTGCGCGACGAGGCACCGGTGTACTTCAACGACAAGTTCGGGTTCTGGGCTCTGAGCCGGTTCGCCGACGTCGAGGCCGCGTTGCGCGACGTCGACAACTTGAGCAACGCCAAGGGCGACATCCTGGAAGTGGTCAAGGCCGAGCCCAAAATGCCTCTGGGCGTGTTCATCAACGAGGATCCGCCGCTGCACACCGTGCACCGGCTGCTGGTGTCACGCGCATTCACACCACGCAAGATGCGGGCCATCGAAGATCGGATCCGCACGTTCTGCGCGGCCTGCCTCGACCCGTTGACCACCGGTGACCGCTTCGACTTCACGCTCGACCTCGGCGCAGAGATGCCCATGCGCGTGATCGGCATGCTCATCGGCATCCCGGAGGAGTTGCAGCGCAGCGTCCGCAAGGTCGCCGGGCAACGTCTGCGCAACAGACCCGGCGAGCCGCTGCCGGTGAGCAAGGACAACTACTTCAACGGCAACATGTTTCGCGACTACGTCGAATGGCGTGCGCAGAACCCGTCTGACGATCTGGTCACCGAACTGCTCAACGTGGAGTTCGAGGACGTCTCGGGCACCACGCGCAAACTGTCATCCGAGGAACTGCTCGTGTTCCTCGGCGTCATCGCCAACGCAGGCACTGAAACGGTGGGACGGCTGTTCGGCTGGCTGGGCAAGCTGCTCGGCGAGCATCCCGATCAGCGCCGCGCACTGGTGGCCGATCCGTCGCTGATACCCGGTGCGGTGGAAGAGGTTCTGCGCTACGAACCTCCCGTGCACAACATCGCGCGCTACGTGTCGGCCGACGTCGACTACCACGGGCAGACCATCCCGGCGGGAAGTGCGTTGCTGCTCATGACCGGTGCGGCCAACCGCGACGAGCGCCGGTTCGATGACCCCGACCGGTTCGACATCCGCCGCAGCCCCAATCACCTGTCGTTCGGCCGTGGCGCCCACTTCTGCCTGGGCGCCTCACTGGCCCGCGTCGAGGGCCGCGTCGCGCTCGAAGAGATCCTCAAGCGCTGGCCCGACTGGACCGTGGACATGGGCAACGCTGTGCGCGCGCCCACGGCGACCGTGCGGGGCTGGGACAGCATGCCCGCCATCGTGGGCTGA
- a CDS encoding SDR family oxidoreductase: MELQDRVALVTGGGSGIGRAAAQRLAAHGMRVCVVDIDGDAAREVAEPLGGLALTCDVSDPDQVNVTFDRCATELGGVDVAFLNAGITIAWSGDIGALDLTDYRRSVGVNLDGVVYGVVAAVRTMRSRPGADRAILATASLAGILPWHPDPVYSLGKHGVVGLMRSVAPNLAAEGIAVHTICPGITETGVLGDRRPLVERIGVPVMEPEAIADAVMAAVAAPLADTGACWVVQHGKAPTPMRFADVDCPDARLNVPVRR, from the coding sequence GTGGAACTCCAAGACCGCGTCGCGCTCGTCACCGGCGGCGGGTCCGGCATCGGACGGGCCGCCGCGCAACGACTCGCCGCCCATGGCATGCGGGTGTGCGTCGTCGACATCGACGGTGATGCCGCGCGCGAGGTGGCCGAACCGCTCGGTGGCCTGGCGCTGACGTGCGACGTGTCGGACCCGGACCAGGTGAACGTGACCTTCGACCGCTGTGCCACCGAACTCGGCGGCGTGGATGTGGCATTTCTCAACGCGGGCATCACAATTGCCTGGTCCGGCGACATCGGGGCGCTCGATCTGACCGATTATCGCAGGTCGGTCGGTGTCAACCTCGACGGTGTGGTGTACGGCGTCGTCGCGGCGGTGCGCACCATGCGTTCGCGGCCAGGCGCCGACCGGGCCATCCTCGCCACGGCGTCGCTGGCCGGCATACTGCCGTGGCATCCCGATCCGGTGTACTCACTCGGCAAGCACGGCGTTGTCGGCCTGATGCGTTCGGTCGCACCGAATCTCGCCGCCGAGGGCATCGCGGTGCACACCATCTGTCCAGGCATCACCGAGACCGGTGTGCTCGGCGACCGCAGGCCGCTGGTCGAGCGCATCGGCGTGCCCGTGATGGAACCCGAGGCGATCGCCGACGCGGTCATGGCCGCCGTGGCGGCGCCCTTGGCCGACACCGGGGCCTGCTGGGTGGTGCAACACGGCAAGGCGCCCACACCCATGCGGTTCGCCGACGTCGACTGCCCCGACGCCCGGCTCAACGTGCCCGTGCGCCGGTAG
- a CDS encoding TIGR03619 family F420-dependent LLM class oxidoreductase, with translation MDLGFVSLNTPRDLAPDVLARELESRGFESLWVGEHPQIPVAAAGQFHPGLLRAQRQIRDPLLSLMMAAQATTTLRLATAVALPLEHELFTLAKQVATLDRMSGGRLLFGVGVGARAELEVATSIPWQARYRALGDMVGALDVLWRDDESEHHGEFFDFDPVWSHPKPHQRPRPPVLAAATGPNAIRECLAWADGWLPGDAALRDVERALTRFRRTAEDAGRDPATLDLTIMAWGDPGVDVLARYRDLGFNRTVIGGGRRGGSDHTATLEFIDHYAEMLGKLS, from the coding sequence ATGGATCTGGGTTTCGTCTCGCTGAACACACCGCGTGACCTCGCCCCCGACGTGCTCGCCCGCGAACTGGAATCCCGCGGCTTCGAATCGCTCTGGGTCGGTGAGCATCCCCAGATACCGGTCGCCGCGGCCGGCCAGTTCCACCCCGGGTTGCTCAGAGCGCAGAGACAGATCCGGGATCCGCTGCTGTCGCTGATGATGGCCGCGCAGGCCACCACGACATTGCGGCTGGCGACCGCGGTGGCGTTGCCGCTGGAACACGAATTGTTCACGCTGGCAAAGCAGGTGGCCACGTTGGACCGCATGAGCGGAGGGCGCCTGTTGTTCGGGGTGGGTGTGGGGGCCCGCGCCGAACTCGAGGTGGCGACCAGCATCCCGTGGCAGGCGAGATACCGTGCGCTCGGTGACATGGTCGGTGCGCTCGATGTGCTGTGGCGGGACGACGAATCAGAACATCACGGCGAGTTCTTCGACTTCGACCCCGTGTGGTCGCACCCCAAACCGCACCAGCGGCCACGGCCCCCGGTGCTCGCCGCGGCGACCGGCCCGAACGCCATCCGTGAATGCCTGGCGTGGGCCGACGGGTGGTTGCCCGGCGACGCCGCATTGCGCGACGTCGAGCGGGCCCTGACCCGGTTCAGGCGCACCGCAGAGGATGCGGGTCGCGATCCGGCGACGCTCGACCTGACGATCATGGCGTGGGGAGATCCCGGCGTCGACGTTCTCGCGCGATATCGCGACCTGGGGTTCAACCGCACCGTCATCGGTGGTGGGCGCCGCGGGGGCAGCGACCACACGGCGACGCTCGAGTTCATCGACCACTACGCAGAAATGCTCGGCAAGCTGAGCTGA
- a CDS encoding cellulase family glycosylhydrolase has protein sequence MARRNVLKLPLAVTGITGLGAWTSMPRAEAKAPRWSVERANRWYDAQGWLVGANFIPSNAINQLEMFQPDTYDPQQIDRELRMARLIGFNTVRVFLHDLLWHQDRTGFLERLAQFIALASSHGIKPLLVLFDSCWDPLPKLGRQHAPRPGVHNSGWVQSPGAVYLDRRRHRHLREYVTGVITRFRTDRRILGWDLWNEPDNPAAVYRKVERRDKLEFVADLLPQVFRWARSVDPIQPLTSGVWEGEWADPAKRTEICKIQLDNSDIITFHSYDDPAGFENRIGELAPMRRPMLCTEYLARSQGSTIEGVLPVTKRRNVGAYCWGFVAGKTQTYLPWDSWDHPYPAPPNPWFHDLFHTDGRAYRDGEIRIIKRLAGRKDSP, from the coding sequence ATGGCCAGGCGCAACGTGCTCAAGCTTCCGCTGGCCGTCACCGGCATCACCGGGCTCGGCGCATGGACCTCGATGCCGCGCGCCGAGGCGAAGGCCCCCCGCTGGTCGGTGGAGCGGGCCAACCGCTGGTACGACGCGCAAGGGTGGCTGGTAGGCGCCAATTTCATCCCGTCCAACGCGATCAACCAGCTCGAGATGTTCCAGCCGGACACCTACGACCCGCAGCAGATCGACCGGGAACTGCGGATGGCCCGGTTGATCGGCTTCAACACGGTACGGGTGTTCCTGCACGACCTGCTGTGGCATCAGGACCGCACCGGGTTCCTGGAACGGCTCGCGCAGTTCATTGCCCTGGCGTCGAGCCACGGCATCAAACCCCTGCTCGTCCTGTTCGATTCGTGTTGGGATCCGTTGCCCAAGTTGGGTCGCCAGCACGCGCCGCGCCCAGGTGTGCACAACTCGGGCTGGGTGCAGAGCCCGGGGGCCGTGTACCTCGACCGGCGCAGGCACCGCCATCTGCGGGAGTACGTGACCGGCGTGATCACCCGTTTCCGCACCGACCGGCGGATCCTGGGCTGGGATCTGTGGAACGAACCCGACAACCCGGCCGCGGTGTATCGCAAGGTCGAACGCCGCGACAAGCTGGAGTTCGTCGCCGACCTGCTGCCGCAGGTGTTCCGCTGGGCCCGCTCGGTCGACCCGATCCAGCCGCTGACCAGCGGCGTGTGGGAGGGCGAATGGGCCGATCCCGCCAAGCGCACCGAGATCTGCAAGATCCAGCTGGACAACTCCGACATCATCACGTTCCACAGCTACGACGACCCGGCCGGCTTCGAGAACCGCATCGGCGAGCTCGCCCCGATGCGCCGGCCGATGCTGTGTACCGAGTACCTGGCGCGCTCACAGGGCAGCACCATCGAGGGCGTCCTTCCCGTTACCAAGCGGCGCAACGTGGGCGCCTACTGCTGGGGTTTCGTGGCCGGAAAAACCCAGACCTACCTGCCGTGGGATTCGTGGGATCACCCGTATCCGGCGCCGCCCAACCCGTGGTTCCACGACCTGTTCCACACCGACGGCAGGGCCTATCGCGACGGTGAGATCCGCATCATCAAACGCCTCGCGGGCCGCAAGGACTCCCCCTAG
- a CDS encoding DEAD/DEAH box helicase: MTDSSQLLADPADLSGVRAIGADPDELFASFAAWAEANGTTLYPAQEEALIELVSGANVILATPTGSGKSLVATGALYAALAAGRRSYYTAPIKALVSEKFFALCDVFGAVNVGMLTGDAAVNSDAPIIVCTAEVLANIALREGGDGPLGTQPCMVVMDEFHFYGDPDRGWAWQVPLLELPSAQFLLMSATLGDVTFLRADLTRRTGRTTALVANAARPVPLFYSYATTPMHETITDLLDTRQAPIYVVHFTQAAALERAQALMSINVATKDEKAALRDMIGAFRFSTSFGSTLSRLVRHGIGVHHAGMLPKYRRLVEQLAQAGLLKIICGTDTLGVGINVPIRTVVFSALSKYDGTRTRLLNAREFHQIAGRAGRAGFDTAGTVVVQAPEHEVENLKQFAKVADDPKKRRKLVRRKAPAGMVPWSETTMTRLVEAPPEPLSSNMRVTTSMILDVVDRPGDPFVAMRRLLTDNHEPRKRQLQLIREAVGIARSLLQAGVLERLDTPDADGRRYRLTVDLPPDFALNQPLSTFALAAVDVLDTDSDTYALDVVSVIEATLEDPRQILAAQLNKARGEAVAQMKADGIEYDERIELLDDITYPKPLEELLEHTYEVYLQTNPWAADARLSPKSVVREMWERGMTFREYISAYGLTRSEGAVLRYLSDAFKALRSGVPAAARTEELTDIVEWLGELVRQVDSSLLDEWEQLTSPDQPLDAPVTVPARPRPLTGNERAFTAMVRNALFRRVELFARERWDELGGLDDDWNAERWREVGDAYFAEHDDVGTGADARGPALLMIDRRPDVWHVRQILDDPAGDHDWGFSVEVDLAASDEEGTAVLRMVDAGRLD, encoded by the coding sequence ATGACCGACTCCTCCCAGCTGCTCGCCGATCCGGCCGATCTGTCCGGTGTGCGCGCGATCGGGGCCGATCCCGACGAGTTGTTCGCGTCGTTCGCCGCGTGGGCCGAGGCCAACGGCACCACGCTGTACCCGGCGCAGGAGGAGGCGCTGATCGAACTGGTCAGCGGCGCGAACGTGATCCTCGCGACGCCGACCGGGTCCGGGAAGTCCCTCGTGGCGACCGGCGCGTTGTACGCCGCGCTCGCGGCGGGCAGGCGCAGCTACTACACCGCACCCATCAAGGCCCTGGTCAGCGAGAAGTTCTTCGCGTTGTGCGACGTGTTCGGCGCGGTCAACGTCGGCATGCTCACCGGGGACGCGGCCGTGAACTCCGATGCGCCGATCATCGTGTGCACCGCCGAGGTGCTGGCCAACATCGCGCTGCGCGAGGGCGGCGACGGACCGCTGGGCACGCAGCCGTGCATGGTCGTCATGGACGAGTTCCACTTCTACGGTGACCCCGACCGCGGCTGGGCGTGGCAGGTGCCGCTGCTGGAGCTGCCGAGTGCGCAGTTCCTGCTGATGTCGGCCACGCTCGGCGACGTCACGTTCCTGCGCGCAGACCTCACGCGCCGCACCGGGCGCACCACCGCACTGGTGGCCAACGCGGCCCGGCCCGTGCCGCTGTTCTACAGCTACGCGACCACACCCATGCACGAGACCATCACCGACCTGCTCGACACCAGACAGGCCCCGATCTACGTCGTGCACTTCACGCAGGCCGCGGCGCTGGAACGCGCACAGGCGCTCATGAGCATCAACGTCGCGACCAAGGACGAGAAGGCCGCGCTGCGGGACATGATCGGCGCGTTCCGCTTCTCGACGTCGTTCGGTTCGACGCTGTCGCGCCTGGTGCGCCACGGCATCGGCGTGCACCACGCGGGCATGCTGCCCAAGTACCGCAGGCTGGTCGAGCAGCTGGCACAGGCCGGCCTGCTCAAGATCATCTGCGGCACAGACACTCTGGGCGTCGGCATCAACGTCCCGATCCGCACCGTGGTGTTCTCGGCGCTGTCGAAGTACGACGGCACCCGCACGCGCCTGCTCAACGCGCGCGAGTTCCACCAGATCGCCGGGCGGGCCGGGCGCGCCGGGTTCGACACCGCGGGCACCGTGGTGGTGCAGGCCCCCGAACACGAGGTGGAGAACCTCAAGCAGTTCGCGAAGGTCGCCGACGACCCGAAGAAACGTCGGAAGCTGGTGCGCCGCAAGGCCCCTGCGGGCATGGTGCCGTGGAGCGAAACGACCATGACGCGTCTTGTGGAGGCACCGCCGGAGCCGTTGAGCAGCAACATGCGGGTGACGACGTCGATGATCCTCGACGTCGTGGACCGCCCCGGCGATCCGTTCGTGGCGATGCGCAGGCTGCTCACCGACAACCACGAACCCCGCAAGCGCCAGTTGCAGCTCATCCGCGAGGCGGTCGGCATCGCGCGGTCGCTGTTGCAGGCCGGGGTGCTCGAGCGCCTCGACACACCGGACGCCGACGGCAGGCGGTACCGGCTGACCGTCGATCTGCCACCGGATTTCGCGCTCAACCAACCGTTGTCGACGTTCGCGCTCGCCGCCGTCGACGTCCTCGACACCGACTCGGACACCTACGCACTGGACGTGGTGTCGGTGATCGAGGCGACGCTGGAGGATCCGCGGCAGATCCTGGCGGCTCAGCTCAACAAGGCCAGGGGCGAGGCCGTCGCGCAGATGAAGGCCGACGGCATCGAGTACGACGAGCGCATCGAACTGCTCGACGACATCACCTACCCCAAGCCGCTGGAAGAACTGCTGGAGCACACCTACGAGGTGTATCTGCAGACCAATCCGTGGGCCGCGGACGCGCGGCTGTCACCGAAGTCGGTGGTCCGCGAGATGTGGGAACGGGGCATGACGTTCCGCGAGTACATCAGCGCCTATGGCCTGACCCGCTCCGAGGGCGCCGTGCTGCGGTACCTGTCCGACGCGTTCAAGGCGTTGCGGTCCGGGGTGCCCGCGGCGGCACGCACCGAGGAACTCACCGACATCGTCGAGTGGCTCGGCGAACTGGTGCGCCAGGTCGATTCGAGCCTGCTCGACGAGTGGGAGCAGCTCACCAGCCCGGATCAGCCGCTCGACGCGCCCGTCACGGTGCCTGCGCGTCCACGCCCGCTGACCGGCAACGAGCGCGCGTTCACCGCGATGGTGCGCAACGCGCTGTTCCGCCGGGTCGAGTTGTTCGCGCGGGAACGCTGGGACGAGCTCGGCGGGCTCGACGACGACTGGAACGCCGAACGCTGGCGCGAGGTGGGCGACGCGTACTTCGCCGAGCACGACGACGTCGGCACCGGAGCGGACGCGCGCGGCCCTGCGCTGCTGATGATCGACCGCAGGCCCGATGTGTGGCACGTGCGCCAGATCCTCGACGATCCGGCAGGCGACCACGACTGGGGTTTCAGCGTCGAAGTGGACCTCGCGGCCTCAGACGAGGAGGGCACCGCCGTGTTGCGGATGGTCGACGCGGGCCGGCTGGACTGA
- a CDS encoding NUDIX hydrolase has protein sequence MTIAYDDALRERIRTHLAGHDRRVTTDPTKRHAAVAVVLVDSELGEDRVDPAPVEDWIGGRPVLEAGLDGRMVDVSGGAAFLMCRRAARLTSHSAQWALPGGRVDPGETVEEAALRELDEELGVRLPESTVLGLLDDYPTRSGYVITPVVIWGGGRLDVSPSPDEVVAAYRVGLHQLQREDSPRFVAIPESPRPVVQIPLGNDLIHAPTGAVLLQVRRLCLEGRPDPVYDLEQPVFAWK, from the coding sequence GTGACCATCGCCTACGACGACGCCCTGCGGGAACGCATCCGCACCCACCTGGCGGGCCACGACCGTCGGGTGACGACCGACCCCACCAAGCGGCACGCCGCGGTCGCGGTGGTGCTGGTGGACTCCGAGCTCGGCGAGGACCGGGTCGACCCGGCGCCGGTCGAGGACTGGATCGGCGGCAGGCCCGTCCTGGAGGCCGGGCTGGACGGACGCATGGTCGACGTGTCCGGCGGCGCGGCGTTCCTGATGTGCCGGCGCGCAGCGCGGCTCACATCGCACTCCGCGCAGTGGGCACTGCCCGGCGGGCGGGTGGATCCCGGCGAGACCGTCGAAGAGGCCGCCCTGCGCGAACTCGACGAGGAACTCGGCGTCCGGCTGCCCGAATCGACCGTGCTGGGCCTGCTCGACGACTACCCGACCCGATCGGGATACGTCATCACCCCGGTCGTGATCTGGGGCGGCGGGCGTCTCGACGTGTCCCCGTCGCCCGACGAGGTGGTGGCCGCCTACCGGGTTGGGCTGCATCAGTTGCAACGCGAGGATTCACCGCGGTTCGTCGCGATCCCCGAGAGCCCACGCCCGGTGGTGCAGATTCCGCTGGGCAACGACCTGATCCACGCGCCGACCGGGGCCGTGCTGCTGCAGGTCCGCCGACTGTGCCTGGAGGGCAGGCCCGATCCGGTGTACGACCTCGAACAACCCGTGTTCGCCTGGAAATGA